Proteins encoded by one window of Streptomyces sp. ALI-76-A:
- a CDS encoding ATP-binding protein, which yields MDSDGTQDARGTHANPVPRPARPPEIPAMPPRPAAAPGMPPMPDGSAFLTWLRTPRPEAAPGVWRFGYTPRPDEEPERIPTRQLLSGAVIAFLVGWLVWSLLWNGYLGGWWVLPLELFTPDSWRHSDDRVGNAVLWYGYYTLIALTIMLVVGRLGRWGEIWRRFGPPAWNRTAPAPERPPTPGQDPAEWPQLRAAGVVDAAERLAAEARAGLMRDVDHARITRAWQGVRSGRHSLATFTGAVLQEGAAACPHPSGERDLPGRLARHDLVTGQVRLGTTADDARNPYAYRGAGLGLGPDLLGTSLLAVGPAGSGKTGTVVRPLAESLCLHALAGRAAVVVVGAAGAGLGPTEAYDVVVRIGNPESVYDLDLYGGTTDPDEAAAVLAEALVGDLAEPHQGGDTRRSTTVLAQLLGPFWAVHGRFPSVPELRQLLDGAPGPLAALRKGLEDSGQDSLLRELDARERQMGHPGDVGGVLADRVALLDRPAFAGFFDTSGRSRPFSLKALDHPVRVRVDLPQRGHADASRMLARLVLAQFTASVAVREDRSLFACLILDDATGVVTPEAVRGIQRLRSGNAGVVLTLRTLDDVPRALRGPLLGAAGCRMALSGLTPWDGQDFAEVWGKEWTQATDVTDRQIIAETPAGKALHMVRRVITGKAPTARAVTVRQVERERWSASELAHGVPPGHAVLSLTNVKGEHAPPLLVDLRG from the coding sequence ATGGACAGCGACGGGACGCAGGACGCGCGGGGTACGCATGCGAACCCGGTGCCACGTCCGGCGAGGCCCCCGGAGATCCCGGCGATGCCGCCGCGGCCCGCCGCGGCCCCGGGCATGCCCCCGATGCCGGACGGCTCGGCCTTCCTCACGTGGCTGCGCACGCCCCGTCCGGAGGCGGCGCCCGGCGTGTGGCGGTTCGGGTACACGCCCCGGCCGGACGAGGAGCCCGAGCGGATCCCGACGCGGCAGCTGCTCAGCGGGGCGGTGATCGCGTTCCTGGTGGGCTGGCTGGTCTGGTCGCTGCTGTGGAACGGCTACCTCGGCGGCTGGTGGGTACTGCCCCTGGAACTGTTCACCCCGGACTCCTGGCGGCACAGCGACGACCGCGTCGGCAACGCGGTCCTCTGGTACGGCTACTACACCCTGATCGCCCTCACGATCATGCTCGTCGTCGGGCGTCTCGGCCGCTGGGGCGAGATCTGGCGCCGCTTCGGCCCGCCCGCCTGGAACCGGACCGCACCGGCGCCCGAGCGGCCGCCCACTCCCGGGCAGGACCCCGCCGAGTGGCCCCAGCTGCGGGCCGCCGGGGTCGTCGACGCGGCCGAGCGGCTCGCCGCCGAGGCGCGGGCCGGGCTGATGCGGGACGTCGACCACGCCCGGATCACCCGCGCCTGGCAGGGCGTGCGCAGCGGTCGGCACAGTCTCGCCACCTTCACCGGCGCCGTGCTCCAGGAGGGCGCCGCCGCCTGTCCGCATCCCTCCGGCGAGCGGGACCTGCCGGGCCGGCTCGCCCGGCACGACCTGGTCACCGGCCAGGTGCGGCTCGGCACCACGGCCGACGACGCCCGCAACCCGTACGCCTACCGCGGCGCCGGCCTCGGCCTCGGGCCCGACCTGCTCGGCACCTCCCTGCTCGCGGTCGGACCGGCCGGGTCCGGCAAGACCGGGACCGTGGTGCGGCCGCTCGCCGAGTCGCTGTGCCTGCACGCGCTCGCCGGCCGGGCCGCCGTCGTCGTGGTCGGCGCGGCCGGCGCCGGGCTCGGCCCGACCGAGGCGTACGACGTCGTCGTCCGGATCGGGAACCCGGAATCCGTCTACGACCTCGACCTGTACGGCGGGACGACCGACCCGGACGAGGCGGCGGCCGTGCTCGCCGAGGCGCTCGTCGGGGACCTCGCCGAGCCGCACCAGGGCGGCGACACCCGCCGGTCCACCACCGTCCTCGCCCAGCTCCTCGGACCGTTCTGGGCGGTGCACGGCCGCTTCCCCTCCGTACCGGAGCTGCGGCAGCTGCTCGACGGGGCGCCCGGGCCGCTGGCCGCGCTGCGCAAGGGGCTGGAGGACTCCGGGCAGGACTCGCTGCTGCGGGAACTGGACGCCCGGGAACGGCAGATGGGGCACCCGGGAGACGTCGGGGGCGTGCTCGCGGACCGGGTGGCGCTGCTCGACCGGCCGGCCTTCGCGGGGTTCTTCGACACGTCCGGGCGGTCGCGGCCCTTCTCGCTGAAGGCGCTGGACCATCCGGTGCGGGTCCGCGTCGACCTCCCGCAGCGCGGGCACGCCGACGCCTCGCGGATGCTGGCGCGGCTGGTGCTGGCCCAGTTCACGGCGAGTGTCGCGGTCCGCGAGGACCGGTCGCTGTTCGCCTGCCTGATCCTCGACGACGCCACCGGCGTGGTGACCCCGGAGGCGGTCCGCGGCATCCAGCGGCTGCGGTCGGGCAACGCCGGGGTCGTGCTGACGCTGCGCACCCTGGACGACGTACCGAGGGCGCTGCGCGGGCCGCTGCTCGGGGCCGCCGGATGCCGGATGGCGCTGTCCGGACTCACCCCGTGGGACGGACAGGACTTCGCCGAGGTGTGGGGCAAGGAGTGGACCCAGGCCACGGACGTCACCGACCGGCAGATCATCGCCGAGACCCCGGCCGGCAAGGCGCTGCACATGGTGCGCCGGGTGATCACCGGCAAGGCGCCGACCGCGCGGGCGGTGACCGTGCGGCAGGTCGAGCGGGAGCGGTGGTCCGCGTCCGAGCTGGCGCACGGGGTGCCGCCGGGGCACGCGGTGCTGTCGCTGACGAACGTGAAGGGGGAGCACGCGCCGCCGCTGCTGGTGGACCTGCGGGGCTGA
- a CDS encoding ABC transporter ATP-binding protein — translation MTTTNRTDHGGDVRLTGISKTYGSFTAVHPLDLTVPQGSFFALLGASGCGKTTTLRMIAGLEEPTSGTVRLGDQDVTALPPYKRPVNTVFQSYALFPHLDIFENVAFGLRRRGIRSVKKQVGEMLDLVQLGEQARKKPHQLSGGQQQRVAVARALINHPRVLLLDEPLGALDLKLRRQMQLELKRIQTEVGITFVHVTHDQEEAMTMADTVAVMNAGRVEQLGSPADLYENPHTTFVANFLGTSNLIEAEVDSRSGDDIVLKAGGGKLVLPEARCSAPAATGGKVLVGVRPEKISLTHADAAGEIPEGRNRITGTIASGSFIGVSTQYVIDSAVCPEFEVYVQNVDRDPRLVPGAEVVLHWSPAHTFGLDAAQDIDAGVDTGEEAA, via the coding sequence GTGACGACGACGAACAGGACCGACCACGGCGGCGACGTCCGCCTGACGGGCATCAGCAAGACCTACGGCTCCTTCACCGCCGTGCACCCGCTCGACCTGACCGTCCCGCAGGGCTCCTTCTTCGCCCTGCTCGGCGCCTCCGGCTGCGGCAAGACCACCACCCTGCGCATGATCGCGGGCCTGGAGGAGCCCACGAGCGGCACCGTGCGGCTGGGCGACCAGGACGTGACGGCGCTCCCGCCGTACAAGCGGCCGGTGAACACCGTCTTCCAGTCCTACGCCCTCTTCCCGCACCTCGACATCTTCGAGAACGTCGCCTTCGGACTGCGCCGGCGCGGCATCAGGAGCGTGAAGAAACAGGTCGGGGAGATGCTCGACCTCGTCCAGCTCGGCGAGCAGGCCCGCAAGAAGCCGCATCAGCTCTCCGGCGGCCAGCAGCAGCGGGTCGCGGTCGCCCGCGCGCTGATCAACCACCCCAGGGTGCTCCTCCTCGACGAGCCCCTCGGCGCCCTCGACCTCAAGCTGCGCCGCCAGATGCAGCTGGAGCTCAAACGCATCCAGACCGAGGTCGGCATCACCTTCGTGCACGTCACGCACGACCAGGAGGAGGCCATGACGATGGCCGACACGGTCGCCGTGATGAACGCGGGCCGCGTCGAGCAGCTCGGCTCGCCCGCGGACCTCTACGAGAACCCGCACACCACCTTCGTCGCCAACTTCCTCGGCACGTCGAACCTGATCGAGGCCGAGGTCGACTCCCGGAGCGGCGACGACATCGTCCTGAAGGCGGGCGGCGGCAAGCTCGTCCTGCCCGAGGCGCGCTGTTCCGCCCCGGCGGCGACCGGCGGCAAGGTCCTGGTCGGCGTCCGCCCGGAGAAGATCTCCCTCACCCACGCCGACGCCGCCGGCGAGATCCCCGAGGGGCGCAACCGCATCACCGGCACGATCGCCAGCGGCAGTTTCATCGGCGTCTCCACGCAGTACGTCATCGACAGCGCGGTCTGCCCGGAGTTCGAGGTCTACGTCCAGAACGTCGACCGCGACCCCCGGCTGGTGCCCGGCGCCGAGGTGGTCCTGCACTGGAGCCCGGCGCACACCTTCGGCCTGGACGCGGCGCAGGACATCGACGCCGGCGTGGACACCGGGGAAGAGGCGGCCTGA
- a CDS encoding phosphatase PAP2 family protein gives MGEIRPGPPQLRPGRALAHTNGASGSGSPHRSDSRPPQTPRGARPSDPFGRPGTTPPVPGRPTSLFLLLGLPALTFALITWQVVADGPLTRADERVSRVLVHPDRASDLLADLGNVQVAVPVLAAALAWAAWRSRRTGTDRWWLPSAAAALLMALVPALVVPLKEFTDRPGTPVMPPGTGYFPSGHTATAAVAYGSAALLLGPWLRARARRAVVALCALIVAGVSFGLLRRGYHWPLDVVASWCLCAVLLSSLRLFLRRLTAR, from the coding sequence GTGGGCGAGATCAGGCCGGGGCCTCCCCAGCTTCGACCTGGTCGTGCCCTCGCGCACACAAACGGAGCTTCCGGCTCCGGATCTCCTCACCGATCGGACAGTCGCCCGCCCCAAACCCCCCGGGGCGCGCGACCATCCGATCCGTTCGGCCGCCCCGGAACCACCCCCCCTGTTCCGGGGCGGCCGACCTCCCTCTTCCTCCTCCTCGGGCTGCCGGCCCTGACCTTCGCGCTCATCACCTGGCAGGTCGTCGCCGACGGCCCGCTGACGCGCGCGGACGAGCGCGTCAGCCGTGTCCTGGTCCACCCGGACCGCGCCTCCGACCTCCTCGCCGACCTGGGCAACGTCCAGGTGGCCGTGCCGGTCCTGGCCGCCGCCCTGGCCTGGGCGGCCTGGCGCTCCCGCCGCACCGGTACAGACCGGTGGTGGCTCCCGTCCGCCGCGGCGGCGCTCCTGATGGCCCTGGTGCCGGCCCTGGTCGTCCCGCTGAAGGAATTCACCGACCGCCCCGGCACCCCCGTGATGCCTCCCGGCACCGGCTACTTCCCCTCCGGCCACACCGCCACGGCCGCCGTCGCCTACGGCTCGGCGGCCCTGCTCCTCGGGCCCTGGCTGCGCGCCCGCGCCCGCCGGGCCGTCGTCGCCCTCTGCGCCCTGATCGTCGCGGGCGTCTCCTTCGGCCTGCTCCGCCGCGGCTACCACTGGCCCCTGGACGTGGTGGCCAGCTGGTGCCTGTGCGCGGTGCTGCTCTCGTCGCTGCGGCTGTTCCTCCGGCGTCTCACCGCCCGGTGA
- a CDS encoding ABC transporter permease produces MAFVTWLRRHLVVIAGLLTLGYLLLPNIVVTVFSFNRPKGRFNYEWQEFSTDAWKDPCGVSGMCGSLSLSLQIAFWATLGATALGTAIAFALVRYRFRARGAVNSLIFLPMAMPEVVMAASLLTLFLNMGAQLGFWTILVAHIMFCLSFVVTAVKARVMSMDPKLEQAAQDLYAGPFQTFVRVTLPIAAPGIAAGALLAFALSFDDFIITNFNAGSTVTFPMFVWGSAQRGTPVQINVIGTAMFLVAVLSVLASMVIGNRRTKHKA; encoded by the coding sequence ATGGCCTTCGTCACCTGGCTCAGGCGCCATCTCGTCGTCATCGCGGGACTGCTGACCCTCGGCTATCTCCTGCTGCCGAACATCGTCGTCACGGTGTTCTCCTTCAACCGACCGAAGGGGCGCTTCAACTACGAGTGGCAGGAGTTCTCCACGGACGCCTGGAAGGACCCGTGCGGGGTCTCCGGCATGTGCGGCTCCCTGTCCCTCAGCCTCCAGATCGCCTTCTGGGCGACGCTCGGCGCGACCGCCCTCGGCACGGCGATCGCCTTCGCGCTGGTCCGCTACCGGTTCCGGGCGCGCGGTGCCGTCAACTCGCTGATCTTCCTGCCGATGGCGATGCCCGAGGTCGTCATGGCCGCCTCACTGCTCACCCTGTTTCTCAACATGGGCGCCCAGCTGGGCTTCTGGACCATCCTCGTCGCGCACATCATGTTCTGCCTGAGCTTCGTCGTGACGGCGGTGAAGGCGCGCGTGATGTCGATGGACCCGAAGCTGGAGCAGGCCGCCCAGGACCTGTACGCCGGACCGTTCCAGACGTTCGTCCGGGTCACGCTGCCGATCGCCGCCCCGGGCATCGCGGCCGGCGCGCTGCTCGCCTTCGCGCTCTCCTTCGACGACTTCATCATCACCAACTTCAACGCGGGTTCCACCGTCACCTTCCCCATGTTCGTCTGGGGCTCGGCACAGCGCGGAACACCCGTGCAGATCAACGTCATCGGTACGGCCATGTTCCTGGTCGCCGTCCTGTCCGTCCTGGCCTCGATGGTCATCGGGAACCGCCGCACCAAGCACAAGGCGTAG
- a CDS encoding ABC transporter permease yields MSTLTEAPPPLAPETPTKKPPRRRGRLVPYWLLLPGILWLLVFFALPMIYQASTSVQTGSLEEGYKVTWHFATYWDALSEYWPQFLRSVAYAAAATVLCLLLGYPLAYLIAFRAGRWRNLIMILVIAPFFTSFLIRTLAWKTILADGGPVVGALNTLHVLDVTSWLGWTSGDRVLATPLAVVCGLTYNFLPFMILPLYSSLERIDGRLHEAAGDLYARPATVFRKVTFPLSMPGVVSGTLLTFIPAAGDYVNADLLGSTDTRMVGNVIQGQFLRVLDYPTAAALSFILMAAILVMVTVYIRRSGTEDLV; encoded by the coding sequence ATGTCGACCCTCACCGAGGCGCCCCCGCCGCTGGCGCCCGAGACGCCCACGAAGAAGCCCCCGCGCAGGCGCGGCCGTCTCGTCCCGTACTGGCTCCTGCTGCCCGGCATCCTCTGGCTGCTCGTCTTCTTCGCGCTGCCGATGATCTACCAGGCCTCCACGTCCGTGCAGACGGGCTCCCTGGAGGAGGGCTACAAGGTCACCTGGCACTTCGCGACCTACTGGGACGCGCTGAGCGAGTACTGGCCGCAGTTCCTGCGCTCGGTCGCCTACGCCGCCGCCGCGACGGTGCTGTGCCTGCTGCTCGGCTACCCCCTCGCCTACCTCATCGCCTTCCGCGCCGGCCGCTGGCGGAACCTGATCATGATCCTGGTGATCGCCCCCTTCTTCACCAGCTTCCTGATCCGCACCCTGGCCTGGAAGACGATCCTGGCGGACGGCGGCCCGGTCGTCGGCGCCCTCAACACGCTGCACGTCCTGGACGTCACCAGCTGGCTCGGCTGGACCTCCGGCGACCGCGTGCTGGCCACGCCCCTCGCGGTCGTGTGCGGACTGACGTACAACTTCCTGCCGTTCATGATCCTTCCGCTGTACTCCTCGCTGGAGCGCATCGACGGACGGCTCCACGAGGCGGCGGGCGACCTGTACGCGCGGCCGGCCACGGTCTTCCGCAAGGTCACCTTCCCGCTGTCGATGCCGGGCGTGGTCTCCGGCACGCTGCTGACCTTCATCCCGGCGGCCGGCGACTACGTCAACGCGGACCTGCTCGGCTCCACCGACACCCGCATGGTCGGCAACGTGATCCAGGGGCAGTTCCTGCGCGTCCTCGACTACCCGACGGCCGCGGCCCTCTCCTTCATCCTCATGGCCGCGATCCTCGTCATGGTCACGGTCTACATCCGCAGGTCCGGAACGGAGGATCTGGTCTAA
- the gabT gene encoding 4-aminobutyrate--2-oxoglutarate transaminase codes for MTALPQQRRVVTAIPGPKSQELQARRTAAVAAGVGSVLPVFTARAGGGIIEDVDGNRLIDFGSGIAVTSVGASAEAVVRRASAQLADFTHTCFMVTPYEGYVEVAEALAELTPGDHAKKSALFNSGAEAVENAVKIARAYTKRQAVVVFDHGYHGRTNLTMALTAKNMPYKHGFGPFAPEVYRVPVAYGYRWPTGPENAGPEAAAQAIDQITKQVGPDNVAAIIIEPVLGEGGFIEPAKGFLPAISEFASDNGIVFVADEIQSGFCRTGQWFACEDEGIVPDLITTAKGIAGGLPLAAVTGRAEIMDAAHAGGLGGTYGGNPVACAGALGAIETMKELDLNARAKAIEATMKARLGAMAEKFDLIGDVRGRGAMIAVELVKDRTTKEPAPEATAALAKACHQEGLLVLTCGTYGNVLRFLPPLVIGEDLLNEGLDIIEQAFARI; via the coding sequence ATGACCGCACTTCCGCAGCAGCGCCGCGTCGTCACCGCCATCCCCGGCCCGAAGTCGCAGGAGCTGCAGGCCCGCCGTACCGCCGCGGTCGCGGCCGGTGTGGGCTCGGTGCTCCCGGTCTTCACCGCGCGCGCGGGCGGCGGGATCATCGAGGACGTCGACGGCAACCGTCTGATCGACTTCGGCTCGGGCATCGCGGTCACGTCGGTGGGCGCCTCCGCCGAGGCCGTCGTCCGCCGGGCCTCCGCCCAGCTCGCCGACTTCACCCACACCTGTTTCATGGTCACGCCGTACGAGGGGTACGTGGAGGTCGCCGAGGCCCTCGCCGAGCTGACCCCGGGCGACCACGCCAAGAAGTCGGCGCTGTTCAACTCGGGCGCCGAGGCCGTCGAGAACGCCGTCAAGATCGCCCGCGCGTACACCAAGCGCCAGGCGGTCGTCGTGTTCGACCACGGCTACCACGGCCGGACCAACCTCACGATGGCGCTGACCGCGAAGAACATGCCGTACAAGCACGGCTTCGGTCCCTTCGCGCCCGAGGTCTACCGGGTCCCGGTGGCCTACGGCTACCGCTGGCCGACCGGCCCGGAGAACGCGGGTCCGGAGGCCGCCGCGCAGGCCATCGACCAGATCACCAAGCAGGTCGGCCCGGACAACGTGGCCGCGATCATCATCGAGCCGGTGCTGGGCGAGGGCGGCTTCATCGAGCCGGCCAAGGGCTTCCTGCCCGCGATCAGCGAGTTCGCCTCCGACAACGGCATCGTCTTCGTCGCCGACGAGATCCAGTCCGGCTTCTGCCGCACCGGCCAGTGGTTCGCCTGCGAGGACGAAGGCATCGTCCCGGACCTGATCACGACGGCGAAGGGCATCGCCGGCGGCCTTCCGCTGGCTGCCGTCACCGGCCGCGCCGAGATCATGGACGCCGCGCACGCGGGCGGCCTGGGCGGCACCTACGGCGGCAACCCGGTCGCCTGCGCGGGCGCGCTGGGCGCGATCGAGACGATGAAGGAGCTGGACCTCAACGCCAGGGCCAAGGCGATCGAGGCCACCATGAAGGCCCGCCTCGGCGCCATGGCCGAGAAGTTCGACCTGATCGGCGACGTCCGCGGCCGCGGCGCGATGATCGCCGTCGAGCTGGTCAAGGACCGTACGACGAAGGAGCCGGCCCCCGAGGCGACGGCCGCGCTGGCCAAGGCCTGCCACCAGGAGGGCCTGCTGGTCCTGACCTGTGGCACCTACGGCAACGTCCTGCGCTTCCTGCCCCCGCTGGTGATCGGCGAGGACCTGCTGAACGAGGGCCTCGACATCATCGAGCAGGCCTTCGCGCGGATCTGA
- a CDS encoding FAD-dependent oxidoreductase has translation MAPSAMSRWTESLSDAQPVPYWLDDPGRPRPEPALTGTETCDLLVVGGGYSGLWTALLAKERDPGRDVVLLEGREAGWAASGRNGGFCAASLTHGLPNGLARWPGEIHRLQELGARNLDGIERAVARYGLDCDFERTGEIDVATEPYQARELRDRYEEMERAGLADGVEFLDADAVREQVASPTFQAGLHDRRGVAMLNPAKLVWGLKRACLALGVRVHEHTPALTLRPYGAGMAVRTPYGQVRARRVALGTNIFPNLVRRVRAYTVPVYDYALTTEPLTADRLAAIGWKNRQGLGDSANQFHYFRLTADDRILWGGYDAIYPYGGRVRAEYDDRPETYAKLAGHFFTCFPQLEGVRFTHAWGGAIDTCTRFSAFYGTAHDGRVAYTAGYTGLGVGATRFGAEVMLDLLAGEATERTSLEMVRKKPLPFPPEPLAWTGIALTKWSLARADAHGGRRNLWLRTMDRLGLGFDS, from the coding sequence ATGGCCCCGAGCGCCATGAGCCGTTGGACCGAGTCCCTCTCCGACGCCCAGCCGGTCCCGTACTGGCTGGACGACCCCGGCAGGCCCCGCCCGGAGCCCGCCCTCACCGGCACCGAGACCTGCGACCTGCTGGTCGTCGGCGGCGGGTACAGCGGGCTGTGGACCGCGCTCCTCGCCAAGGAGCGCGACCCCGGGCGGGATGTCGTCCTGCTGGAAGGCCGCGAGGCGGGTTGGGCCGCCTCCGGCCGCAACGGCGGCTTCTGCGCCGCCTCCCTCACCCATGGCCTGCCCAACGGCCTCGCCCGCTGGCCCGGCGAGATCCACCGGCTCCAGGAGCTGGGCGCCCGCAACCTCGACGGGATCGAGCGGGCGGTCGCCCGGTACGGCCTCGACTGCGACTTCGAGCGCACCGGTGAGATCGACGTGGCGACCGAGCCGTACCAGGCGCGGGAACTGCGGGACCGGTACGAGGAGATGGAGCGGGCCGGCCTCGCCGACGGCGTGGAGTTCCTGGACGCGGACGCGGTACGCGAGCAGGTGGCCTCCCCGACCTTCCAGGCCGGCCTCCACGACCGCCGCGGGGTGGCGATGCTCAACCCGGCCAAGCTCGTCTGGGGCCTGAAGCGGGCCTGCCTCGCGCTCGGCGTCCGCGTCCACGAGCACACGCCCGCGCTCACCCTGAGGCCGTACGGCGCCGGGATGGCCGTCCGCACGCCCTACGGTCAGGTCCGCGCCCGCAGGGTCGCCCTCGGCACGAACATCTTCCCGAACCTGGTCAGACGCGTCCGGGCGTACACCGTCCCGGTCTACGACTACGCGCTGACGACCGAGCCCCTGACGGCCGACCGGCTTGCCGCGATCGGCTGGAAGAACCGGCAGGGCCTCGGGGATTCGGCGAACCAGTTCCACTACTTCCGCCTGACCGCGGACGACCGGATCCTGTGGGGCGGTTACGACGCGATCTATCCGTACGGCGGCCGGGTGCGCGCCGAGTACGACGACCGGCCGGAGACGTACGCCAAGCTCGCCGGGCACTTCTTCACCTGCTTCCCGCAGCTGGAGGGCGTCCGCTTCACCCACGCGTGGGGCGGCGCGATCGACACCTGCACCCGCTTCTCGGCGTTCTACGGCACCGCCCACGACGGCCGGGTGGCGTACACGGCGGGCTACACGGGCCTGGGAGTCGGGGCGACCCGGTTCGGCGCCGAGGTGATGCTGGACCTGCTGGCGGGGGAGGCGACGGAGCGCACCTCGCTGGAGATGGTCCGCAAGAAGCCCCTGCCGTTCCCGCCGGAGCCCCTCGCCTGGACGGGCATCGCGCTCACCAAGTGGTCGCTGGCGCGGGCGGACGCCCACGGGGGCCGGCGCAACCTGTGGCTGCGGACGATGGACCGGCTCGGGCTGGGCTTCGACAGCTGA
- a CDS encoding SMP-30/gluconolactonase/LRE family protein: MPADGLYDILDDRFRTGHCADGDSRLEVLYDDCRWAEGPVYLPAWRQVIWSDIPNDRLLRWDEATGSVGVFRAPAGHSNGNTLDRRGRLVSCEQGNRRVTRTEPDGTVTVLADRYAGKRLNSPNDSVVRSDGTIWFSDPDFGITSDYEGHRAESEIGACHVYRIDPVTGTVHLAADGFEGPNGVVLSPDEQRLYVSDSRAARIHVFEVREDGTLSEGRVFAEARGDVHFDNIRFDDEGRLWAAALDDGVHCYDPDGTLIGRLRVPEPVSNLAFGGPKNNRLFLTATTSLYSLMMSVTGAPRV, encoded by the coding sequence ATGCCCGCCGACGGCCTGTACGACATCCTGGACGACCGCTTCCGTACCGGACACTGCGCCGACGGTGACAGCAGGCTGGAGGTCCTGTACGACGACTGCCGCTGGGCCGAGGGCCCGGTGTACCTGCCCGCCTGGCGCCAGGTGATCTGGAGCGACATCCCGAACGACCGCCTGCTGCGGTGGGACGAGGCCACCGGTTCCGTCGGCGTCTTCCGCGCCCCGGCCGGCCACAGCAACGGCAACACCCTCGACCGGCGGGGCCGTCTGGTCAGCTGCGAGCAGGGCAACCGCCGCGTCACCCGCACCGAGCCCGACGGGACCGTGACCGTCCTCGCCGACCGGTACGCCGGCAAGCGCCTCAACAGCCCGAACGACTCCGTCGTCCGCTCCGACGGCACGATCTGGTTCTCCGATCCGGACTTCGGCATCACCAGCGACTACGAGGGCCACCGCGCCGAGTCCGAGATCGGCGCGTGCCACGTCTACCGGATCGACCCGGTGACGGGGACCGTGCACCTGGCCGCCGACGGGTTCGAGGGACCCAACGGCGTCGTCCTGTCCCCCGACGAGCAGCGGCTGTACGTCTCCGACTCGCGGGCCGCCCGGATCCACGTCTTCGAGGTCCGCGAGGACGGCACGCTGTCCGAGGGGAGGGTCTTCGCCGAGGCCCGGGGCGACGTCCACTTCGACAACATCCGCTTCGACGACGAGGGCCGCCTGTGGGCCGCCGCCCTGGACGACGGCGTCCACTGCTACGACCCCGACGGCACCCTCATCGGCCGGCTGCGCGTCCCCGAGCCCGTCTCCAACCTCGCCTTCGGCGGTCCGAAGAACAACCGCCTCTTCCTCACGGCCACCACCTCCCTCTACTCGCTGATGATGTCGGTGACCGGCGCACCGCGCGTCTGA
- a CDS encoding spermidine/putrescine ABC transporter substrate-binding protein produces MEQYEPDRLSPAQVAAMRRSFRNGRAAMTRRSLLRASAGGALAAGGLGALSACGIPAAGKTQGGVSADDRSAKEKTVSFSNWTEYMDVDETGKHHPTLDQFTRRTGVKVKYTEDINDNNEFFGKIKPQLAAGQDTGRDLIVLTDWLAGRLIRLGWVQKLDPANLPHAYANLSAQFRSPDWDPGRAYSYVWQGISTVIAYNKKALDGVEVTSVSDLLDNPKLKGRVGFLSEMRDSVGMTLLDMGKDPATFTADDYDAAIARLQKAVDRGQIRRFTGNDYTSDLSSGDFAACVAWAGDVVQLKADSPDIDFLIPDSGYMTSTDNLLIPNKARHKTNAERLIDFYYEPKPAAELAAYINYVCPVDGVKAELAKIDEDAANNPLIIPDKAMAEKSHAFRSLSSTEETEFEEKFAKLTGA; encoded by the coding sequence ATGGAGCAGTACGAGCCCGACCGCCTGTCCCCGGCCCAGGTGGCCGCCATGCGGCGCAGCTTCAGGAACGGCCGGGCCGCCATGACCCGGCGCTCCCTGTTGCGCGCCTCCGCGGGCGGCGCGCTCGCGGCCGGCGGTCTCGGCGCGCTGAGCGCCTGCGGCATCCCGGCGGCGGGCAAGACGCAGGGCGGGGTCTCGGCGGACGACCGCTCGGCGAAGGAGAAGACCGTCTCCTTCTCCAACTGGACCGAGTACATGGACGTCGACGAGACCGGGAAGCACCACCCCACCCTCGACCAGTTCACGCGGCGGACCGGCGTCAAGGTCAAGTACACCGAGGACATCAACGACAACAACGAGTTCTTCGGCAAGATCAAGCCGCAGCTCGCCGCGGGCCAGGACACCGGCCGCGACCTCATCGTCCTCACCGACTGGCTGGCCGGTCGCCTGATCCGCCTCGGGTGGGTGCAGAAACTCGACCCGGCCAACCTCCCGCACGCCTACGCCAACCTGTCCGCGCAGTTCCGCAGCCCCGACTGGGACCCGGGCCGCGCCTACTCGTACGTGTGGCAGGGCATCTCGACGGTCATCGCCTACAACAAGAAGGCACTCGACGGCGTCGAGGTGACGTCGGTCTCCGACCTGCTCGACAACCCCAAGCTCAAAGGCAGGGTCGGTTTCCTGTCGGAGATGCGCGACAGCGTCGGCATGACCCTGCTGGACATGGGCAAGGACCCGGCGACGTTCACCGCCGACGACTACGACGCGGCCATCGCCCGCCTCCAGAAGGCCGTCGACCGGGGCCAGATCCGCCGCTTCACCGGCAACGACTACACCTCCGACCTCAGCAGCGGCGACTTCGCGGCCTGCGTCGCCTGGGCCGGTGACGTGGTCCAGCTCAAGGCGGACAGCCCCGACATCGACTTCCTGATCCCGGACAGCGGCTACATGACGTCGACCGACAACCTGCTGATCCCCAACAAGGCCCGGCACAAGACGAACGCCGAACGGCTCATCGACTTCTACTACGAGCCGAAGCCGGCCGCCGAACTGGCCGCGTACATCAACTACGTGTGTCCCGTCGACGGGGTGAAGGCCGAGCTGGCGAAGATCGACGAGGACGCGGCGAACAACCCGCTGATCATCCCGGACAAGGCCATGGCCGAGAAGTCCCACGCCTTCCGCTCGCTGAGTTCGACGGAAGAGACCGAGTTCGAAGAGAAGTTCGCGAAGCTGACGGGGGCGTGA